A genomic window from Glaciihabitans sp. INWT7 includes:
- a CDS encoding IS3 family transposase (programmed frameshift), giving the protein MPKPYPPEFRRDVVAVARKHEAPLNQIAKDFGISESCLAYWLKKADVEEGVKPGVTEKESAELREARKRIRLLEQEAEVMRRAVAYLSRDVNPKMMYPLVRELAVDGVPVTVTCRVLRFSKQAFYQWLRNPVSQRDWDDAHLTNAAWDAHRDDPAFGYRFISDELNQAGLKAGENRVWRLCSQQRLWSVFAKKRGLRGKAGPPVHDDHVQRNFTATRPNQLWLTDITEHRTDEGKIYLCAIKDVWSNKIVGYSIDSRMKASLAVAAARNAIGQRDIAGTILHSDRGSQFRSNAFVRVLKNNAITGSMGRVGACGDNAAMESFFALLQKNVLDRQRWATREELRLAIVVWIERTYHRKRRQRRLGKLTPIEFETINMALNAA; this is encoded by the exons ATGCCCAAGCCCTACCCGCCCGAGTTCCGCCGCGATGTTGTCGCGGTCGCTCGCAAGCACGAAGCCCCGCTGAACCAGATCGCGAAGGACTTCGGAATTTCGGAGTCGTGTCTGGCGTACTGGCTGAAGAAAGCCGACGTCGAAGAGGGGGTGAAGCCTGGCGTGACGGAGAAGGAGTCGGCTGAGCTGCGGGAGGCGCGGAAACGGATCCGGCTGCTGGAGCAGGAAGCCGAGGTAATGCGCCGCGCCGTCGCCTACCTCTCCCGGGATGTCAACCCAA AAATGATGTACCCGCTGGTCCGCGAACTGGCCGTCGACGGAGTCCCCGTCACGGTGACCTGCCGGGTATTGCGCTTCTCCAAACAAGCCTTCTATCAGTGGCTCCGAAACCCCGTCTCGCAACGTGATTGGGACGACGCTCACCTGACCAACGCGGCGTGGGACGCCCACCGGGACGACCCCGCGTTCGGCTACCGGTTCATCAGCGACGAACTCAACCAGGCTGGCCTGAAGGCGGGCGAGAACCGGGTTTGGCGGCTCTGCTCCCAGCAGCGGCTCTGGTCCGTGTTCGCGAAGAAACGCGGCCTGAGGGGCAAAGCCGGCCCGCCCGTGCATGACGACCATGTCCAGCGGAACTTCACCGCGACACGCCCTAACCAGCTGTGGTTGACGGACATCACCGAGCATCGCACCGACGAAGGCAAAATCTACCTCTGCGCGATCAAGGACGTGTGGTCGAACAAGATCGTCGGCTACTCCATCGACTCCCGAATGAAAGCATCCCTGGCGGTCGCTGCGGCCCGCAACGCAATCGGGCAACGCGACATCGCCGGCACGATTCTGCACTCCGACCGCGGCTCTCAATTCCGCTCCAACGCCTTCGTGCGGGTGTTGAAGAACAACGCCATCACCGGGTCGATGGGCCGCGTCGGCGCATGCGGCGACAACGCCGCGATGGAGTCCTTCTTCGCCCTCCTGCAAAAGAACGTCCTCGACCGGCAACGATGGGCCACGAGGGAAGAGCTACGCCTCGCGATCGTGGTCTGGATCGAGCGAACCTACCATCGCAAGCGTCGGCAACGCCGCCTCGGCAAACTCACCCCGATCGAGTTTGAGACAATAAACATGGCCCTCAACGCCGCGTGA
- a CDS encoding LysE family translocator gives MIPAGNVLAFALAALGLMLIPGPSVLFVIGRSLALGRIGGLLSVAGNAAGALVIAAAVALGVGVIVEQSIVLFTAIKIAGALYLVFLGIQAIRHRNDVHAETSEPRRPRSARRMLAEGFVVGVSNPKTIVFLVAVLPQFVDYSRGGIPLQLATLGAVFVAIALVSDSVWALVAGSVRQWFARSPRRIGRLGAAGGVMMIGLGAAVLFVGSSSD, from the coding sequence ATGATCCCCGCTGGCAACGTTCTCGCCTTCGCTCTCGCCGCGCTCGGCCTGATGCTGATCCCCGGTCCGAGCGTGCTGTTCGTGATCGGCCGGTCGCTAGCACTCGGCAGGATCGGCGGACTCCTCAGCGTGGCCGGCAACGCCGCGGGGGCACTCGTGATCGCCGCCGCCGTCGCCCTCGGGGTCGGCGTGATCGTCGAGCAGTCGATCGTGCTGTTCACCGCGATCAAGATCGCCGGCGCCCTCTACCTCGTCTTCCTCGGCATCCAGGCGATCCGTCACCGCAACGATGTGCACGCCGAGACCTCGGAGCCCCGCCGACCGCGCAGCGCCCGACGGATGCTCGCGGAGGGCTTCGTGGTGGGGGTCTCCAATCCCAAGACCATCGTCTTCCTCGTCGCCGTGCTTCCCCAGTTCGTCGACTACTCGCGCGGAGGCATCCCGCTGCAGCTCGCGACCCTCGGCGCGGTCTTCGTGGCCATCGCCCTGGTCAGCGACAGCGTGTGGGCACTCGTCGCGGGCTCGGTGCGGCAGTGGTTTGCGCGGTCGCCCAGACGCATCGGCCGGCTGGGAGCTGCCGGCGGCGTCATGATGATCGGGCTCGGCGCCGCTGTGTTGTTCGTGGGAAGCAGCTCGGACTGA
- a CDS encoding recombinase family protein translates to MKRVAIYTRISRTPKESGDLEGDRLGVKRQETECREYAQKHALLVVDVMEDNDVSASTGRRRDSWESLLKLAQSGEIDGIVAWHPDRLYRRLADLAVLMKVVKDRNLKIYTVKAGEIDLSTPSGILMAEIMGAVAGHEVRHKAERQVSKAREMAHAGLWSGNRVPFGYRLDPTDKHNLVVHSGEADILRQARRRILAGHGLKDTTRWAKGALRDIGEPRETLTASTLRNVLMSPTIAGYRVYVPQSERDEWDQRRREKKSRFDDFQYRPGHLFEAKWDPIFSPEESRSMVSLFSNPERKNPGRAPKSMLSGLLYCQLCGSVLTYSRPKALGPVQEENTGPKPKYVGQTPSYKCSNNSLVCPGLGISAIQIEDYVVEIFRGVFSESPGFKIGTPKLNSLPDQDSRDRLVSLENKWLDLYGDNLMSRAELEKRVREVRQRIGQLDKLEARQSEETARDAAVNDSLTRWDWLTEKTGDQYHADRIAELRSIFKARIRRITILPTRRLWGRNFQELRVVPWYAGGEEPSIDEALAALHVAERDQLERVNARKAAEEARRQLRARRGGLK, encoded by the coding sequence ATGAAAAGAGTGGCGATCTATACCCGAATTAGTCGGACACCCAAGGAGAGCGGTGACCTAGAAGGAGACCGGCTGGGTGTGAAGCGTCAAGAGACGGAGTGCAGGGAGTACGCCCAGAAGCACGCTCTCCTGGTTGTCGACGTGATGGAAGACAACGATGTTTCTGCCTCCACCGGCAGACGGCGGGATAGTTGGGAATCACTCCTGAAGCTCGCTCAATCGGGCGAGATCGACGGAATTGTTGCCTGGCACCCCGACCGCCTATACCGGCGTTTGGCAGATCTGGCCGTCCTGATGAAAGTGGTGAAGGATCGGAACCTCAAGATCTACACCGTGAAGGCTGGAGAAATTGACCTCTCCACTCCCTCCGGGATCCTAATGGCCGAGATTATGGGTGCCGTGGCAGGGCACGAGGTTCGCCACAAGGCAGAGCGCCAAGTCTCAAAGGCGCGGGAAATGGCTCACGCTGGTCTCTGGAGCGGAAACAGGGTGCCGTTCGGCTACCGCCTCGATCCGACTGACAAACACAACCTGGTTGTTCATTCCGGCGAAGCAGACATTCTGCGACAAGCACGACGACGCATCCTCGCGGGCCACGGCCTGAAGGACACAACCAGGTGGGCAAAGGGGGCGTTGAGGGACATCGGTGAACCTCGCGAAACGTTAACCGCGAGCACTCTTCGAAACGTACTGATGTCACCAACCATCGCAGGGTATCGCGTCTACGTGCCACAGTCAGAGCGGGACGAGTGGGATCAACGCCGCAGAGAGAAAAAGAGCCGTTTTGACGACTTTCAGTATCGCCCAGGGCATCTTTTCGAAGCCAAGTGGGACCCGATTTTCTCACCGGAAGAGAGTAGATCGATGGTTTCACTCTTTTCGAACCCTGAGAGGAAGAATCCAGGCCGAGCGCCAAAATCGATGCTGTCTGGATTGCTCTATTGCCAGTTGTGCGGATCTGTTCTCACTTACAGCCGACCGAAGGCCCTCGGTCCAGTGCAAGAAGAAAATACGGGGCCAAAGCCAAAATATGTGGGGCAGACGCCGTCATACAAGTGCTCGAATAACTCATTGGTGTGTCCAGGTTTGGGTATCTCGGCGATCCAGATCGAGGATTACGTCGTGGAGATTTTTCGCGGAGTCTTTTCCGAGTCGCCGGGTTTCAAGATTGGAACCCCCAAGTTAAATTCGCTACCCGACCAGGATTCGCGGGACAGGCTTGTGTCCCTGGAGAACAAGTGGCTCGACCTGTACGGAGACAACCTGATGTCCCGTGCAGAGCTTGAAAAACGGGTTCGTGAAGTTCGTCAAAGGATTGGCCAGTTGGACAAGCTTGAGGCTCGCCAATCCGAGGAAACCGCGCGGGACGCGGCCGTCAATGACTCGCTGACCAGATGGGACTGGCTCACCGAAAAAACTGGCGACCAGTACCACGCTGATCGCATTGCTGAACTTCGATCCATCTTCAAAGCACGGATTCGACGAATCACAATCCTGCCTACGCGAAGACTATGGGGCCGAAACTTCCAAGAGCTTCGCGTCGTCCCATGGTACGCAGGCGGTGAAGAGCCCTCGATCGACGAAGCCCTTGCCGCCCTCCATGTTGCCGAGCGAGACCAGCTTGAAAGGGTGAATGCGCGAAAGGCGGCCGAAGAGGCACGACGGCAGCTCCGTGCAAGGCGAGGCGGGCTGAAATGA
- a CDS encoding pilus assembly protein TadG-related protein has product MRAPLGRVLKGEEGSLLPLTIFYGFLSLLLILLVVAATSLYLERKRLFTVADGAALVGAEAFALDDVSVTAGAPRPSLSSAQVRTAVQEYLDTLPHDRLESLRLESAGTTDGRSATVELSAYWRPPVVSLLLPEGIRLDVTAVGRSVFG; this is encoded by the coding sequence GTGAGAGCGCCACTGGGGCGGGTGTTGAAGGGGGAGGAGGGATCGCTCTTGCCGCTCACCATCTTCTACGGCTTCCTCTCACTGCTGCTGATCCTGCTCGTGGTCGCCGCGACCTCCCTCTACCTGGAGCGCAAACGCCTGTTCACGGTGGCGGATGGTGCCGCGCTCGTCGGCGCGGAGGCCTTCGCCCTCGACGACGTGTCGGTCACCGCCGGCGCTCCACGCCCGAGCCTGAGTTCCGCGCAGGTACGGACTGCCGTTCAGGAATACCTCGACACCCTGCCCCACGACCGTCTCGAGTCGTTGCGCCTGGAATCAGCCGGTACTACGGACGGCCGAAGCGCCACTGTAGAGCTGTCCGCGTACTGGCGCCCTCCCGTGGTCTCTTTGCTTCTGCCCGAGGGCATCCGGCTCGATGTGACGGCCGTCGGCAGGTCGGTGTTCGGATGA
- a CDS encoding TadE/TadG family type IV pilus assembly protein has translation MHRLGSLSRDEAGSAVAEFVLVGALLTVLTLSVIQLALALHIRNTVLDAAAEGARFAALADSSLGEGAARSRDLISSAIGPGYATDVTASYGRYLGHSSAIVTVRTPLPLIGLFGIDGGLEVSGHAAVETLR, from the coding sequence GTGCACCGCCTGGGATCCCTCTCGCGCGACGAGGCCGGTTCGGCTGTCGCAGAATTCGTGTTGGTGGGTGCGCTGCTCACGGTACTGACCCTGTCGGTGATCCAGTTGGCTCTGGCGCTGCACATCCGAAACACGGTGCTCGACGCGGCAGCCGAGGGTGCCAGGTTCGCCGCCCTCGCCGACAGCTCGCTGGGGGAGGGCGCCGCACGATCCCGAGACCTGATCTCCTCGGCCATCGGGCCCGGCTATGCGACTGACGTCACGGCGAGCTACGGACGCTATCTCGGGCATTCGTCGGCGATCGTCACAGTGCGCACGCCCCTTCCGCTCATCGGCCTGTTCGGCATCGACGGCGGGCTGGAGGTGAGCGGTCATGCGGCTGTGGAGACGCTTCGCTGA